GAAGTGGTCGATGTCGAGAAAGACCAGCGCGTAGCGCTCGCCGGTTCGTCCCATGCGGAGAAATTCGTCCCGAAGGCGCTCGATGAAGGACCGCCGGTTGTGCAGGCCGGTCAGGGCGTCGTGGCGGGCAAGGTGGTCCAGGGCGCGGTTGGCGGCCAGCAAGGCTTCCGTGCGCTCCCGGACGATCCGGTCGAGAACCCGGTTGAGCGACTCGGCGCGCTCGAGCTTCTTGCGCTCGGTGATGTCGACGACGGTGGCGATGACGCGGAACGAGCCGTCGTCGCACCGCATATGGTTGAGGCCGATCTCCACCGGGATGAAGTGGCCGTCCTGGTGTCGGCAGCGCAGGCTCATGCCGCGTCCTGCCTGCCGGGATGCGGGGGCCATCGCATAGGCCGAGCGGAGAAGGACGTGCTGTTCCCGCAGGGCATCCGGGACCAGGAGTTCAATCGATGCACCAACCAGTTCTTCCGTGGGGTATCCGAACAGCGACGCGCAGGCCGGGTTGGCAAACAGGATTTGTCCGTCCTTGTCGGTCATCAGCATCGCAACCGGGGCGCCCTCGACCACGCTGTGCGAAAGGTCCATCTGGCGGCGCTGCGCCGCGTCGGCCTGCAGCCGCTCGCTGGCGTCGCGCGCGATGCAGCCCAGCGCGACGGTCTTGCCATCGTCGTCGTGGATCGGAAACGTCGACGTCGCGAAGATCCGCGGCATGCCGTTGACGTGGAGCACTTCCTCGAATTCCTGCGGCTTGCCATCCCGGAGGACTTGGGAGAAATCCTCCAGGAGCTTTGGCGCGCGATCTTTCGGAAGGAGTTCGGCGACATGCTTGCCGATCGCATCGGCCAGGGAAATTCCGAGACTGGCCTCCGCGGCCTGATTCATCGCCAGGATCCGGAAGTCGAGATCCGCCGCGATGAAGCAATCGGTCGTCTGATCGGCAATGGCCAGGAATACGTTCTGGACGACACTGGGAAGCGCACCCTCTTCTCGCATTCTCGCCTCCACCTGCGATGGCAGACCCGGGTCGGACCCCGAACTCTGCAACGACACACTGCAGCCCACGACCGGCGCCAACGGGCACGTCTGCACGGCATGCGGGCGGCAGACGGGATCGCACTCGTGATGGGGGAACGGTACGCGCC
This genomic window from Burkholderiales bacterium GJ-E10 contains:
- a CDS encoding diguanylate cyclase with PAS/PAC sensor, coding for MREEGALPSVVQNVFLAIADQTTDCFIAADLDFRILAMNQAAEASLGISLADAIGKHVAELLPKDRAPKLLEDFSQVLRDGKPQEFEEVLHVNGMPRIFATSTFPIHDDDGKTVALGCIARDASERLQADAAQRRQMDLSHSVVEGAPVAMLMTDKDGQILFANPACASLFGYPTEELVGASIELLVPDALREQHVLLRSAYAMAPASRQAGRGMSLRCRHQDGHFIPVEIGLNHMRCDDGSFRVIATVVDITERKKLERAESLNRVLDRIVRERTEALLAANRALDHLARHDALTGLHNRRSFIERLRDEFLRMGRTGERYALVFLDIDHFKPINDTYGHRLGDAALTHVASIIQDSSRMTDFAARLGGEEFVVLLPDTAEDAVVFAEKVRAAIAESTIPTIGKVTVSIGVAVAGLDDLNEDTALIAADRAMYRAKMAGRNRVAR